ACCAGTTAGCAACTCCTGAGTACTTACTGAAGGAGGCAGAACAGCCACGTTGAATCCAAACTATTCTAGTAACTGCATGGGGTACCTTGCACAAGTCACTTGCAACAGTGGGGCTCAGATTTCTTATCCATTAAAGAACGAATTCGAGCTACATGAACTTAAAAAATCCATCCTGCTCTTATGGTATCAAATGCTGTGAATGAATGAGCCAATGATCGATGACTTTCATAGCTGATCCCTATGATTTTTCATTTCACCACTGAGATATCTTTCCTAAGaacctttcagttttatttagtgtttaatttcagttttcattacATAATTACAGCATTAATACCTAGGACTGTTTGTGTTGCTATAATAAACTGTTTGAAATGGCTCAAAACTATAATTTTGGTCACTGCTGTGAAAACTTTCCACTCAAAGATGTcatatttgaaatagaaaagtCAAAAGGAGGGCTGGGATAGCCTACATTTTgccacaagagaagaaaaaatattctttttcttctgatgtcCTCTGACGTTCATGCAATCTCCCTAGGTCACAAAAGTCCTGAACAAGGTGAGACTTTTCCCATAAGAGCCTTGGTTCAAGGATCGAACCTCCCTCCGGAGCCTTACCTGGCCAGCACATTGCTGCCAACAAGTGTTACAGATAACTTCCCTTCATCATTGAGCTGATGCAGATTAATTTCATCTCGGAATATGTGGAATGATTCAGAGATATTTAGCTCTTCTAAAATAAACCTCGTCTCGGTGAAGTAATTGAATTCAGTTCTTGGTACGTTCAGCACTGGCAAACAGAGAACCCCAGGTGGACTGACCTGTGAAGAAAAGAATTGACTGAATCACcaccagcagcaggaggaaagagcACAATGCCATTTGTCACCAGCCCGAGGGCAACAGTAAAGGGAACGAAAGTCTTCTGGCTTCACTCACCCACATGACAGGCAGAATGAGCTCTTCCTGAACCCAATTAGCAGGGCATTAGCTGCAGGTAAATGGCccctaatattttttaaactcttgttACTTTTTTAGGTCTTATTTCAACTCCtcgacaattaaaaaaaaatacacatgcacattCTCCTTTTCAGGGGAAACAAATTCATGTCTTTATGGAATTGGCAGAAAATTAGAATGATTGCAGCTGGACAGATGAGGACTGTGGTGACACAGGACGGCATATATGTCCCGTCTACATGGGATGCCTGCCATTCAGCTCCAGCAAACGGTTTTCACATGAAAATTTTAAGTCCAGGATAGGTGAATCTTTCAATTACTCAAGAAAAGCTGGAAATCTACATTTGGGGCTGTTATCCATGATGTTTGTTACCatctatttttctaaattgaaaataCTATGTAGGTTAACAAAAACTCATTTAtgagccagatttggcccacaaACTACCAGATTGTGATTTctgttaatttcttatttaaaaaaaatcacattattaacaaatctgtcattaaaaaattgtgataagAAGGGGAAACAGGAGAGGGGTAGGAGTTGGAGAATTTCAGGCTCACAATAATACACTTAATTTTCtatagggattttttaaaaataaaggtgcctttaaaaataaaggtgcgTATGAGTGCACAGTGATAAACCCCAAATATCACTCAGAGAAGGTAGGGTTTGGTAACACTGAGTTTTTGCATAAAGTAAATGGACTTTGTTCTCACAGCGTCACTAGCTCTGTCAAAGCATAGAGCTCATTTCACAATTTTAATACCTTTGTCATCTATCTCCCTTCCTAGCATTAAGAAAGCAGGGATTCCGGGCACCTGGGGGTTCCatcggttatgcgtctgccttcagctcaggtcatgatccgggggtcctgggatggcaccccacttcgggctccctgctcagcagggagtctgtttctccctcttcctctgccccttgcccttgctcaggctctctctctctccctctctctctcaaataaataaataaaatcttttaaaaaaaggcagcagagttttttgtctttttggttcaGTTGTATTTCCTACTGCATAATAcagtctggcacatagtaggcattcaacacatatttgttgagtgaaataaataaatcccccACTGCTATGGTATACAAAGCGAAAAGCCATTCCAACAAAGTGCCTTTTCTCTTACCTGTCAGGCTAATCCTGAATCACAATGGTGCAATAATCATTAGAAATTCATGTATGGCAAGTCATTTTTCCTAATTAATTGACTGAGTTGTATCAAACTCCTGATATTGAAACTTGAGTCAAGTGCATGTGGCCTAAGGCTATCCTGGGGCAGGACCTGTTTTGAGGTTAGGATCAGAACTAGATTCTAGCACCTGCCTCTGCTGTGTGACTTGAGAAAGCCATTTTCCTTCTGTAAACTCAGTTTaacccatctgtagaatggggcttACCTACCAGAGTGAAAAGTCATACATGGGAAGTTGCAAAGCTCTGCATTTATTCTATGGTTAATACTCTCAGAGGAAGTCACCATGTTCTCAGGGAAAAAGTTCAAATGGAGGTGCAGACCTCTGGTCAGGGGCAGGGCCCAGTAAACTAAGAGGAATgcccagaaatagaacaaataccAGTATGTGACCCTTCAGTAATTCCATATTTGTCCCCATGCAGAATGGAGAGCCgtagaaggagagaagagatcCATT
This genomic interval from Ailuropoda melanoleuca isolate Jingjing unplaced genomic scaffold, ASM200744v2 unplaced-scaffold5714, whole genome shotgun sequence contains the following:
- the LOC117799781 gene encoding protein prune homolog 2-like, with the translated sequence MLCHSACVIQLTSSHHLGISSSHIITRRNRSKRLEKVHVVIGHKSCDLDSLISAFTYAYFLDKVSPPGVLCLPVLNVPRTEFNYFTETRFILEELNISESFHIFRDEINLHQLNDEGKLSVTLVGSNVLAR